From a region of the Vibrio ostreae genome:
- a CDS encoding aminotransferase class V-fold PLP-dependent enzyme translates to MTTLDMDFVRQQFPAFAEPSLHDKAFFENAGGSYLCRQVLEKFDQYFHQLKVQPYYPNPVSAKAGEWMDASYQALAPWLNSAPDEIYFGPSTSQNTYVLANAVMGWLQPGDEIVVTNQDHEANSGVWRRLAERGIVVKEWSVNPVNGMLELDTLQPLLTKATKLLTFPHCSNILGHINPVADICALARRHDVRTIVDGVSFAGHGLPDVKALGCDIYLFSLYKVFGPHLGVMVIQSDMASKLANQGHYFNGEFREKRLYPAGPDHAQVAAAKGVADYFAAVYQHHFPDQPEASATQKAEAVRELLHQAELTTLQPLLEFLNQHPAIRIIGPASAAQRAPTVSITVNGVLPADLAKQLGEEGLLCGAGHFYSCRLLEAMDINPAVGVVRFSMVHNSSPAEIERLIATLARLLPA, encoded by the coding sequence ATGACTACACTCGATATGGATTTTGTACGCCAGCAATTTCCGGCGTTTGCCGAACCTTCTCTGCACGATAAAGCCTTCTTTGAAAACGCCGGCGGCTCTTATTTATGCCGTCAGGTACTGGAGAAATTTGACCAATACTTCCACCAGCTCAAAGTGCAGCCTTATTACCCCAACCCGGTTTCGGCTAAGGCAGGTGAATGGATGGATGCCAGCTACCAGGCGCTTGCACCGTGGTTAAACTCAGCGCCGGACGAGATCTATTTTGGCCCGTCAACCTCGCAAAACACGTATGTACTGGCCAATGCGGTCATGGGATGGCTGCAACCCGGCGATGAAATCGTGGTCACTAACCAGGATCACGAGGCCAACAGCGGCGTTTGGCGCCGACTGGCAGAGCGCGGTATTGTGGTCAAGGAGTGGAGCGTCAATCCTGTGAATGGCATGCTTGAGCTAGACACCTTGCAGCCCTTGTTGACTAAAGCAACTAAGTTACTCACATTTCCGCACTGCTCCAATATCCTGGGTCATATCAATCCGGTCGCGGATATCTGCGCGCTGGCCCGTCGACATGATGTACGCACGATAGTGGATGGCGTCTCTTTTGCAGGACATGGTCTGCCGGATGTCAAAGCACTGGGCTGCGACATCTATCTGTTTTCCCTTTACAAGGTATTCGGCCCCCATCTGGGCGTGATGGTGATTCAGTCAGACATGGCGTCCAAGCTGGCTAATCAGGGCCACTATTTCAATGGTGAATTTCGTGAAAAACGTCTTTATCCGGCCGGACCAGATCACGCGCAAGTGGCAGCCGCCAAAGGGGTCGCCGATTATTTTGCCGCTGTTTACCAACATCACTTTCCCGACCAGCCAGAGGCCAGTGCCACGCAAAAAGCTGAGGCGGTACGCGAGCTGCTGCATCAGGCCGAACTGACCACTCTGCAGCCGCTGCTTGAGTTTCTCAATCAGCATCCGGCGATCCGTATTATCGGCCCGGCCTCTGCAGCGCAGCGTGCCCCAACAGTATCCATCACGGTTAATGGCGTACTGCCGGCTGACCTGGCTAAACAGTTGGGTGAAGAAGGCCTCTTGTGCGGTGCCGGCCACTTTTACTCCTGCCGCCTGCTCGAGGCGATGGATATCAATCCGGCAGTCGGTGTCGTACGCTTTTCTATGGTTCACAACAGTTCGCCAGCCGAAATCGAGCGCCTGATCGCGACATTAGCGCGTCTGTTACCAGCGTAA
- a CDS encoding Lrp/AsnC family transcriptional regulator, which yields MQSIALDRQDVRILELLLQDSRIARLELAEAVNLSASQCFRRLKRLEESGIIERYSVVLNSAKAGFDINALVMVQYRKSEPDARRQLLDLIAQTPIIHECYSITGDNDFALKVSCTTMSEFNRLINETLQTRFISGMHSYMLLECFKHQVALPQTVTK from the coding sequence GTGCAATCTATTGCGTTAGACCGCCAGGATGTTCGCATTCTGGAATTGTTGTTGCAGGACAGCCGTATTGCGCGGCTTGAACTGGCGGAAGCGGTTAACCTTTCGGCATCGCAGTGCTTTCGCCGTCTGAAACGGCTGGAAGAATCGGGGATTATTGAACGCTATTCCGTGGTGTTGAACAGTGCTAAAGCGGGCTTTGATATCAACGCACTGGTGATGGTGCAGTATCGTAAATCTGAACCGGATGCGCGCCGGCAGTTACTCGATTTAATAGCGCAGACGCCGATCATTCATGAGTGCTATTCCATCACCGGTGACAACGATTTTGCCCTCAAGGTCAGTTGCACTACCATGAGCGAATTTAACCGCCTGATTAATGAAACTCTGCAAACCCGTTTTATTTCCGGCATGCACTCTTACATGCTACTGGAGTGCTTTAAGCATCAGGTGGCGTTGCCGCAAACAGTGACAAAATAA
- a CDS encoding GntP family permease, with product MDAALIGIILGILAMMVMIIKTRIPVALAMIIASIIMGLFAGMAPTDLVNAIKSGFGGVLGGIGLIIAFGVIMGACFERSGAAVRMAKTFVKLCGKGREDVALGFTGVLVAIPVFCDSAYIILHSLVRAISRNTGKSAVGLGVTLALGLLITHAMVPPTPGPVAVAGILNVDLGVYMLWGLIVSVPMMLLSLIYIRKVGKEYYRVPNGENWITSQADWANLEKVQETDDRHLPGNFLSFGPILLPIVLILVNTLVTKDDSLFYAIISLLGNPVVAVGIGVLLALYGLTRNIDRKDMVGSMDDALSTTGLILVVTGCGGAMGAVLKASGAGPQVAEAIASSGIPPLLVPLAIASMLRLIQGSATASMMVAATMTLPLVETLGLDPVFVALACAVGPVGFSHLNDSYFHIISRTLGITELSDQLKIWSVSSTIAWAIGASIVMILNLIFGKQGTLLDPVVPFVVLAALMLWMRSKEPKKILKEAR from the coding sequence ATGGACGCTGCTTTAATTGGTATTATCCTTGGGATCCTGGCCATGATGGTTATGATCATCAAGACTCGTATCCCGGTAGCACTGGCAATGATCATCGCCAGTATTATCATGGGCTTATTTGCTGGCATGGCGCCGACTGATTTGGTGAATGCGATCAAATCCGGCTTCGGAGGAGTGCTCGGTGGTATTGGTCTGATCATTGCCTTTGGGGTGATCATGGGCGCCTGTTTTGAACGCTCCGGCGCGGCGGTACGCATGGCCAAAACCTTTGTGAAACTGTGCGGTAAAGGACGTGAGGACGTTGCTCTCGGGTTTACCGGCGTGCTGGTTGCTATACCGGTTTTCTGTGACTCTGCCTACATCATTCTTCATTCCCTTGTTCGCGCTATTTCGCGCAATACAGGCAAGTCTGCCGTTGGCCTTGGTGTAACACTGGCTCTGGGCCTGCTGATCACCCATGCTATGGTCCCGCCAACTCCGGGCCCGGTCGCTGTTGCGGGTATCCTTAATGTGGATCTGGGTGTGTACATGCTGTGGGGCCTGATTGTGTCAGTACCTATGATGCTGTTGTCCCTAATCTACATCCGTAAAGTAGGCAAAGAATACTACCGTGTCCCGAATGGTGAAAACTGGATTACCAGCCAGGCCGACTGGGCGAACCTGGAAAAAGTTCAGGAAACCGACGACCGTCATCTGCCAGGTAATTTCCTGTCATTTGGCCCGATTCTGCTGCCTATCGTTCTGATTTTGGTAAATACACTGGTAACTAAAGATGATTCACTGTTCTATGCCATAATCTCTTTGTTGGGTAACCCGGTCGTTGCGGTCGGTATTGGTGTACTGCTTGCTCTGTATGGCCTCACCCGCAATATCGATCGCAAAGATATGGTCGGTTCGATGGACGATGCTTTGTCGACCACAGGCCTGATTCTGGTCGTGACCGGCTGTGGCGGCGCGATGGGCGCGGTACTGAAAGCGTCTGGTGCCGGCCCTCAGGTTGCAGAGGCGATTGCCAGCAGTGGTATTCCGCCCCTGTTAGTACCGCTGGCGATTGCATCCATGCTGCGCCTTATCCAGGGGTCTGCAACCGCCTCTATGATGGTCGCCGCCACTATGACGCTGCCACTGGTGGAAACATTAGGTTTGGATCCGGTCTTTGTCGCTCTGGCATGTGCGGTAGGTCCGGTAGGTTTTTCTCACCTTAATGACTCCTACTTCCACATTATCAGCCGTACGCTGGGGATTACCGAGCTGTCGGATCAACTGAAAATCTGGTCGGTATCCTCAACCATTGCCTGGGCAATTGGTGCCAGCATCGTGATGATCCTGAACCTGATCTTCGGTAAACAGGGCACACTGCTCGATCCTGTCGTGCCGTTTGTGGTACTCGCTGCTCTGATGTTGTGGATGAGAAGCAAAGAGCCGAAAAAAATACTAAAAGAAGCTCGTTAA
- the otnI gene encoding 2-oxo-tetronate isomerase produces MAKFAANLTMLFTEVPFLERFAKAHQAGFKAVEFLFPYAFEPQVLADELAKYGFEQALFNMPPGDWDNGEKGLAVLPGREEEFKQSVATAVMYAKALRCKKVHAMSGIIDPAYSRQQHVETFIANIRYAADILAEHGIELMIEPLNSRDVPNYFVAHQREAVELIKQVDRANVKLQLDLYHAQIMDGDLDILIRDLAPFTGHIQIASVPHRNEPCDGETNYPYLFGVLDDSGYDGWIGCEYKPKTTTEQGLDWVKPYL; encoded by the coding sequence ATGGCTAAATTTGCAGCAAACCTCACCATGCTATTTACCGAAGTTCCGTTCCTGGAGCGTTTTGCCAAAGCGCATCAGGCTGGCTTCAAAGCGGTTGAATTTCTGTTTCCGTATGCGTTTGAGCCACAAGTGCTGGCCGATGAACTGGCTAAATATGGTTTCGAACAAGCGCTGTTTAACATGCCCCCGGGTGACTGGGATAACGGCGAGAAAGGTCTGGCTGTCCTGCCTGGCCGCGAAGAGGAATTTAAGCAAAGCGTAGCCACGGCGGTTATGTACGCCAAAGCGCTGCGGTGTAAGAAAGTGCATGCCATGTCCGGCATCATTGATCCGGCCTACAGCCGGCAGCAACATGTCGAGACCTTTATCGCCAACATCCGCTATGCCGCTGACATCTTAGCCGAACATGGTATTGAACTGATGATAGAACCACTCAACAGCCGTGATGTGCCGAACTATTTCGTTGCCCATCAGCGCGAGGCGGTGGAACTCATCAAGCAGGTTGACCGCGCAAACGTCAAACTGCAACTGGATCTCTACCATGCCCAGATCATGGACGGGGACTTAGACATCTTGATCCGCGATTTGGCACCGTTTACCGGTCATATCCAGATTGCTTCCGTGCCACACCGCAATGAACCGTGTGATGGCGAAACCAATTACCCATACCTGTTCGGTGTGCTCGACGACTCCGGCTACGACGGCTGGATCGGTTGTGAGTACAAACCGAAAACCACCACAGAGCAAGGTTTGGATTGGGTTAAACCTTACCTGTAA
- the otnC gene encoding 3-oxo-tetronate 4-phosphate decarboxylase, which produces MTEQQLREQMVRLARSMFERGYATGGAGNLSLKLPDGNFLATPTGSSFGRLVAEELSVVDIEGNLISGRRASKEVAFHLAIYRNNPNCNAIVHLHSTYLTALSCLDNLDSDNAIRPFTPYYVMRIGQLPVIPYLRPGEPRIAEELAKRAADYRAFLLANHGPVVTGSDLEDAVDNAEELEETARLMFLLDKHPIRYLTDAEVEDLKGRGK; this is translated from the coding sequence ATGACCGAACAACAACTGAGAGAACAAATGGTGCGTCTTGCGCGTTCTATGTTTGAACGCGGCTACGCAACCGGCGGGGCGGGAAACCTGTCTCTGAAACTACCGGATGGCAATTTTCTTGCGACACCAACCGGCTCATCGTTTGGCCGTCTGGTGGCTGAAGAGCTGTCGGTGGTCGATATTGAAGGCAATCTGATATCCGGCAGACGCGCATCGAAAGAGGTCGCGTTTCACCTGGCAATTTACCGCAATAATCCGAACTGCAATGCGATTGTGCACCTGCATTCTACTTATCTGACCGCACTGTCGTGCCTCGATAACCTGGATTCAGATAATGCTATTCGTCCGTTCACCCCGTACTACGTGATGCGCATCGGTCAGCTGCCGGTGATCCCTTATCTGCGTCCCGGCGAACCACGCATCGCCGAGGAACTGGCTAAACGCGCCGCCGATTACCGTGCGTTTCTGCTCGCCAACCACGGACCGGTGGTAACTGGCTCCGACCTGGAAGATGCGGTCGATAACGCCGAAGAACTGGAAGAGACCGCACGTCTGATGTTCCTGCTTGATAAACATCCGATCCGCTACCTGACTGACGCAGAAGTGGAAGACCTGAAAGGGAGAGGCAAATAA
- the otnK gene encoding 3-oxo-tetronate kinase — protein MLLGVIADDFTGATDIAGFLVENGMRTVQLNGVPDAQTQVDADAVVISLKSRSCPAEQAVSQSLAALHWLKDQGCQQFYFKYCSTFDSTEQGNIGPVTDALLDALNESFTIVCPALPVNGRTVFNGHLFVLGEPLNESGMRHHPVTPMTDSSVIRLMNRQSKGETGLVNYQVIEQGAQEVVEQFATLQQSGKRYAVVDAFNSAHLTTLGQAAKSLKLITGGSGLAAGIAHNWAQHLADQSDAKAAGLPQAASSVVLSGSCSLMTNKQVKHYQALAPSLAVDVEACLNDDNYVQHVFEWVTANLNNARAPMVYATADADKLQQIQSRYGSAVSSQAVELFFSRLAHQLQEFGVRNFIVAGGETSGTVTQSLGVKGFHIGPQIAPGVPWVKSIDGSLSLALKSGNFGDEPFFTTAQDFYS, from the coding sequence ATGTTACTCGGAGTCATCGCAGACGATTTTACCGGCGCTACTGATATCGCAGGCTTTCTGGTTGAAAACGGTATGCGCACCGTACAGCTGAATGGCGTGCCGGACGCACAAACTCAAGTGGATGCTGACGCAGTCGTGATCAGCCTTAAATCACGCTCATGCCCGGCCGAACAGGCGGTCAGCCAGTCACTGGCGGCATTGCACTGGCTCAAAGATCAGGGCTGCCAGCAGTTCTATTTCAAGTATTGTTCGACGTTCGACAGCACCGAGCAAGGCAACATTGGTCCTGTGACCGATGCCCTGCTCGACGCCCTCAATGAATCTTTCACCATTGTGTGCCCTGCTCTGCCGGTCAATGGCCGCACGGTATTTAATGGTCATCTGTTTGTCTTGGGCGAACCACTCAATGAATCCGGCATGCGTCATCATCCGGTGACCCCAATGACTGATTCCAGTGTGATTCGCCTGATGAATCGCCAGTCCAAAGGTGAAACCGGTCTGGTCAACTATCAAGTGATCGAGCAAGGCGCGCAGGAGGTAGTCGAACAGTTCGCAACGCTGCAGCAAAGCGGTAAGCGCTACGCGGTGGTGGATGCTTTCAACAGTGCACACCTGACCACTCTGGGTCAGGCAGCCAAATCACTCAAACTGATTACCGGAGGCTCTGGCCTCGCGGCAGGCATTGCTCACAACTGGGCGCAGCATCTGGCCGATCAGAGCGATGCCAAAGCGGCAGGCCTGCCACAGGCCGCATCCAGTGTCGTGCTGTCCGGCTCCTGCTCACTGATGACCAACAAGCAGGTCAAGCATTACCAAGCATTAGCCCCATCACTCGCGGTTGACGTCGAGGCTTGTCTGAACGATGACAATTACGTTCAGCACGTGTTTGAGTGGGTTACCGCCAACCTGAACAACGCTCGCGCTCCTATGGTGTACGCCACTGCAGACGCAGACAAACTGCAACAAATTCAGTCTCGTTATGGTTCAGCCGTATCCAGCCAAGCGGTTGAGCTGTTCTTCAGCCGTCTGGCTCATCAGCTGCAGGAATTCGGCGTACGCAATTTTATTGTCGCGGGCGGAGAAACCTCCGGCACCGTCACCCAAAGCCTGGGTGTCAAAGGTTTCCATATCGGGCCGCAAATCGCCCCGGGCGTGCCTTGGGTGAAATCTATCGATGGCTCACTGTCTCTGGCACTGAAGTCAGGCAATTTTGGCGATGAGCCGTTCTTTACCACTGCGCAGGATTTTTATTCATGA
- the ltnD gene encoding L-threonate dehydrogenase has protein sequence MDNQTVKSVAVIGLGSMGMGAAKSCVRAGLDVYGIDLNPTALETLGNYGAKAVANDAKPFAQALDAVLLLVINAKQVKAVLFDSGLAASLKPKTAVMVSATISAQDAKEIEAGLNAYDLLMLDAPVSGGAVKAEAGDMTIMASGSEQAFAKLAPVLEATAGKVYNIGTEIGLGATVKIIHQLLAGVHIAAGAEAMALAARANIPLDLMYDVVTNAAGNSWMFENRMKHVVDGDYSPKSMVDIFVKDLNLVADTAQDLRFPLPLASTALNMFTSASNAGYGQQDDSAVIKIFDGINLPGTEK, from the coding sequence ATGGATAATCAAACAGTTAAATCAGTTGCTGTTATCGGCTTAGGCTCGATGGGAATGGGTGCAGCGAAATCCTGTGTGCGCGCCGGACTCGATGTATACGGTATCGACCTCAACCCGACCGCACTGGAAACGTTAGGTAACTACGGCGCTAAAGCGGTCGCCAATGATGCCAAGCCGTTCGCTCAGGCATTAGATGCGGTACTGCTGCTGGTCATCAACGCCAAACAGGTCAAAGCGGTGCTGTTTGATTCCGGCCTGGCGGCCAGCCTGAAACCGAAAACTGCGGTGATGGTATCAGCGACCATCTCAGCCCAGGATGCAAAAGAGATTGAAGCCGGCCTGAATGCCTATGATCTGTTGATGCTGGATGCGCCGGTATCCGGCGGTGCGGTCAAGGCCGAAGCCGGTGACATGACCATCATGGCGTCAGGCTCAGAGCAGGCGTTTGCCAAACTGGCACCGGTACTGGAAGCCACCGCGGGCAAAGTTTACAACATCGGCACTGAAATAGGCCTGGGTGCCACCGTGAAGATCATTCATCAACTGCTGGCGGGCGTGCACATTGCCGCCGGTGCTGAAGCGATGGCACTGGCCGCACGTGCCAATATTCCACTCGATCTGATGTACGACGTGGTAACCAATGCCGCCGGTAACTCCTGGATGTTTGAGAACCGCATGAAACACGTCGTCGACGGCGACTACTCACCAAAATCCATGGTCGATATTTTCGTCAAAGATCTCAACCTGGTTGCCGACACGGCGCAAGATCTGCGCTTTCCTCTACCGCTGGCCAGTACCGCACTCAACATGTTTACTTCGGCCAGCAACGCAGGTTACGGCCAGCAAGATGACAGTGCCGTGATCAAAATCTTTGATGGTATCAACCTACCTGGCACGGAGAAATAA
- a CDS encoding DeoR/GlpR family DNA-binding transcription regulator → MIPAERHKTILSLLSQQEVISINELVEQLAVSHMTIRRDIAKLEKQGKVLSVSGGVQLSSVLHHEPSHDAKATQHADEKAQIGQIASRLVPRNATVYLDAGTTTLEIAHHLAARDDLLFITNDFVIAAYLMHNSDSDLYHTGGRIDRENQSCVGSKVADFLAGMNVDVSFVSTSSWNLRGISTPSEPKVIVKKSVAAAGQKVILVSDSSKYGKVATFHALDIQTFDAIITDSAFPDSVRQDLEEKGIQVLMTTGDDVPQIRSA, encoded by the coding sequence ATGATTCCAGCAGAACGCCACAAAACCATTTTGTCCCTCCTTTCACAGCAAGAAGTCATCAGCATCAATGAGCTGGTTGAGCAGTTGGCTGTATCACACATGACGATTCGGCGTGATATCGCCAAGCTGGAAAAGCAGGGCAAGGTGCTGTCTGTGTCGGGAGGAGTGCAACTGAGTAGTGTGTTACATCACGAACCTTCCCATGATGCTAAGGCGACCCAGCACGCCGATGAAAAAGCCCAGATTGGCCAGATAGCCAGTCGGCTGGTGCCACGCAATGCGACCGTCTATTTAGATGCCGGTACCACGACGCTGGAGATCGCACATCATTTAGCGGCGCGGGATGATCTGCTGTTCATCACCAACGATTTTGTGATTGCAGCTTATTTAATGCATAACAGCGACAGCGATCTGTATCACACTGGCGGACGAATCGACCGCGAGAACCAATCCTGTGTGGGAAGCAAAGTGGCGGATTTTCTGGCCGGTATGAATGTGGATGTGTCGTTTGTCTCGACTTCTTCCTGGAACCTGCGCGGTATTTCCACTCCGAGTGAGCCGAAAGTGATTGTGAAAAAATCCGTGGCGGCTGCGGGGCAAAAAGTGATTCTGGTGTCTGACTCTTCTAAATATGGCAAAGTAGCCACGTTCCATGCACTCGATATTCAAACTTTCGATGCCATTATTACCGATAGCGCATTCCCGGACAGTGTTCGTCAAGATCTCGAAGAGAAAGGCATTCAGGTTCTGATGACTACGGGGGACGACGTGCCTCAGATCCGTTCTGCGTGA
- the solA gene encoding N-methyl-L-tryptophan oxidase produces the protein MKYDVVVVGAGSMGMAAGYFLARQGKKVLLMDAFDPPHHHASHHGETRIIRYAYGEGKEYVPLALRAKALWEELELHSGQSLFLQTGVLNMGEESSRFIQTLIASAEKYQLPLEILNAEQVHARFPGITLPENYIGCFESTSGVLRCEDCIAAYRDLALAHGAELLTYHPLQDIKADDQGVTLYSEDKIIRADKVIISAGAWATKLMSKLDFALPMQPNRKTFAWFEADEEIYGQTVFPAFSFDSPQGIYYGFPSIDGAGLKMGRHDGGERQDPDQEIAEYDTLTDSVDLERFLATVMPQTQGLMYGKTCMYSMTADEHFIIDTHPQHDNVIIAAGFSGHGFKFASVIGEILSDLAAKGATEHDISLFSLQRFR, from the coding sequence TTGAAATACGATGTCGTGGTAGTCGGGGCCGGTTCGATGGGAATGGCAGCAGGTTATTTCCTGGCCAGACAAGGTAAAAAAGTACTGCTGATGGATGCGTTTGATCCGCCTCACCATCATGCCAGTCACCATGGTGAAACCCGCATCATTCGTTACGCTTACGGCGAAGGCAAAGAATATGTTCCGCTGGCATTGCGGGCAAAGGCGTTATGGGAAGAACTGGAACTGCACAGTGGCCAATCGCTGTTCCTGCAGACCGGTGTGCTCAATATGGGCGAAGAGAGCTCGCGCTTCATTCAGACTCTGATTGCCAGCGCTGAAAAATACCAACTGCCGCTGGAAATTCTCAATGCCGAACAAGTGCATGCGCGTTTTCCGGGCATTACGTTACCAGAAAACTACATCGGCTGTTTTGAATCGACATCGGGTGTGTTGCGCTGCGAAGATTGCATCGCCGCCTATCGCGATCTCGCTCTGGCGCACGGTGCAGAGCTGCTGACTTATCATCCGCTGCAGGATATTAAAGCCGATGACCAAGGCGTAACCTTATACAGCGAAGATAAAATCATTCGCGCCGATAAAGTGATTATTTCAGCCGGGGCCTGGGCGACCAAACTGATGTCCAAGCTTGATTTTGCCCTGCCGATGCAACCCAACCGCAAAACGTTTGCCTGGTTTGAAGCCGATGAAGAGATTTACGGACAAACTGTATTTCCTGCTTTCTCGTTCGATTCCCCACAAGGGATCTACTACGGCTTTCCGAGCATTGACGGCGCGGGGCTGAAGATGGGGCGTCATGACGGTGGTGAACGTCAGGATCCGGATCAGGAGATTGCCGAGTATGATACGTTGACTGACAGTGTGGATTTGGAACGATTTTTAGCGACTGTAATGCCGCAAACGCAGGGTCTGATGTATGGCAAAACTTGTATGTACAGCATGACGGCCGATGAACACTTCATTATTGATACCCACCCGCAACATGACAATGTGATTATTGCGGCTGGTTTCTCTGGTCACGGTTTCAAGTTTGCCAGCGTGATTGGTGAGATTTTGAGTGACTTGGCTGCCAAAGGGGCAACCGAGCACGATATCTCGCTGTTTTCATTGCAGCGTTTTCGCTGA
- a CDS encoding LysR family transcriptional regulator, protein MDRLTAMRSFVEVANTNSFTKAADNLNLSRLQVSRHVQEVEDWLQQRLLHRTTRKVSLTAAGEGALRHCEQILDQTAELEISALEQAQSLNGSIRISAPIGLAQHLLLDTVQAFTELHPQVRIDILASDRLSQLVDDRIDVALRFTQQPDASLIARRLIIVDTVVCASPQYLASHNPIVEPSDLARHNCFVHLTGHEWDFVRDNQHFSVKVSGTISANDMAILRRAALSHNGIVWLPCDLANPYLESGELMRVLPEFHSPSSGLWAVYLSRSYQTPLVRQFIDFLAQSWQHDIKVAG, encoded by the coding sequence ATGGATCGACTGACCGCGATGCGCAGTTTCGTGGAAGTGGCCAATACCAACAGTTTCACCAAAGCCGCCGATAATCTGAATCTGAGCCGTTTACAGGTCTCACGCCATGTACAGGAAGTGGAAGACTGGCTGCAACAACGCCTTTTACATCGCACCACACGTAAGGTCAGCCTGACCGCTGCTGGTGAAGGAGCGTTGAGACATTGTGAACAGATCCTCGACCAGACAGCAGAACTGGAGATTAGCGCGCTGGAACAGGCGCAGTCACTGAACGGCAGCATCCGCATCTCAGCGCCGATAGGTCTCGCCCAGCACCTGCTGCTCGATACCGTGCAGGCATTTACCGAACTGCACCCTCAGGTAAGGATTGATATTCTGGCCTCAGATCGCCTGTCACAACTGGTCGATGACCGGATCGATGTTGCGCTGCGCTTTACCCAGCAACCGGATGCCAGCCTGATTGCCCGCCGCTTAATCATCGTTGATACCGTGGTCTGTGCCAGTCCGCAATATCTCGCAAGTCATAATCCAATTGTTGAGCCGAGCGATCTGGCGCGGCATAACTGCTTCGTCCATCTCACCGGGCATGAATGGGATTTTGTCAGGGATAACCAACATTTTTCCGTCAAAGTGAGCGGAACGATCAGTGCCAACGATATGGCGATTTTGCGCCGCGCCGCACTCAGCCACAACGGCATTGTCTGGTTACCCTGTGATTTGGCTAACCCCTATCTGGAAAGCGGCGAACTGATGCGGGTGCTGCCTGAGTTTCATTCCCCGAGCAGTGGCTTATGGGCAGTGTATCTGTCACGCAGTTATCAGACTCCGCTGGTGCGTCAGTTTATCGATTTTCTCGCCCAGAGCTGGCAGCACGATATAAAAGTCGCCGGATAA
- a CDS encoding NAD(P)-dependent oxidoreductase: protein MKVAVFGATGWIGSHIVEEVKAHGHDVVAIARDPSKVTAEGVEVRQFDLSGDAKLASVLVGVDAVIASIGGRAAGNHEIVANTAKNMLEQLPAAGIERLLWVGGAGSLEVAPGIQLFTVPDFPAEYKSESLAQGDALQVFKNSDSAVQWTFICPAAEIFPGDKQGAYRVTVDQFMTDAEGNSRISVADYAAALVDELDSGDHPRQRIGFAY from the coding sequence ATGAAAGTAGCAGTATTCGGTGCAACAGGTTGGATTGGCAGCCACATCGTTGAAGAAGTGAAAGCACATGGTCATGACGTGGTCGCCATTGCCCGTGACCCGTCTAAAGTGACCGCTGAAGGTGTCGAAGTGCGCCAATTTGATTTGAGCGGTGATGCGAAACTGGCTTCGGTACTGGTAGGCGTGGATGCGGTGATTGCTTCTATCGGCGGCCGAGCGGCGGGTAACCACGAAATCGTTGCCAACACAGCCAAGAACATGCTTGAGCAACTGCCTGCAGCCGGTATTGAGCGTTTGCTTTGGGTCGGCGGCGCCGGTTCACTGGAAGTGGCTCCGGGTATTCAGCTGTTCACCGTACCTGACTTCCCGGCTGAGTATAAGTCTGAATCTCTGGCTCAGGGTGACGCTTTGCAAGTATTCAAAAACAGCGACAGTGCCGTGCAATGGACGTTCATCTGTCCGGCTGCAGAGATCTTCCCTGGCGATAAACAAGGCGCTTACCGCGTGACTGTCGATCAGTTTATGACGGACGCAGAAGGCAATAGCCGCATTTCTGTTGCAGATTACGCGGCGGCGCTGGTGGATGAACTCGACAGTGGCGACCATCCTCGTCAGCGGATTGGTTTTGCTTACTAG